Proteins from a genomic interval of Clostridia bacterium:
- a CDS encoding glutamate decarboxylase, with the protein MWTVVYVMSNRSDAETMKQALMDEGILAMLRAAGSPQGGEHGPVEILVLESEAEEASEVISKTLSTLGGI; encoded by the coding sequence ATGTGGACTGTGGTTTACGTCATGTCGAATCGCAGTGATGCGGAAACCATGAAGCAAGCACTGATGGATGAGGGAATTCTCGCCATGTTACGTGCTGCTGGTTCTCCTCAAGGAGGCGAACACGGTCCCGTAGAAATATTGGTACTGGAATCCGAGGCGGAAGAAGCTTCGGAAGTGATTAGCAAGACGCTGTCAACTCTGGGAGGAATATAG
- the pfkA gene encoding 6-phosphofructokinase, protein MKKIGVLTSGGDAPGMNAAIRAVVRMGAYFSVEVVGIRRGFAGMIEKDFVPLGVSSVADIIHRGGTILHTARSEAFLTVKGRMKALQNAREEGIEGVIVIGGNGSFAGAGELAKLGLPTIGVPATIDNDIGCTDFTIGFDTAVNTVIDAINRIRDTATSHERIFVLEVMGRDSGQIALMAGLAGGAESLVIPEEPITMQEVVDKIQRGFRRGKKHSIVLVAEGAGSALQVSKEIEVLLGLETRVTILGHIQRGGTPTAFDRALASRLGGRAVELLLEGASSRMVGLVGCQIVDSDFDTALSQKTSIDLDVYRLANILSM, encoded by the coding sequence ATGAAAAAAATCGGTGTGTTAACCAGTGGGGGCGATGCCCCCGGCATGAATGCCGCCATTCGCGCCGTGGTTAGGATGGGGGCATATTTCTCCGTGGAAGTGGTGGGCATTCGCCGCGGTTTCGCGGGCATGATTGAAAAGGACTTCGTCCCTTTAGGGGTCAGCTCCGTGGCCGATATCATTCACCGTGGCGGTACTATCTTACATACGGCTCGTTCGGAAGCGTTCCTGACCGTAAAGGGCCGGATGAAGGCGCTGCAAAACGCCCGGGAAGAAGGCATTGAAGGTGTGATTGTCATCGGCGGCAACGGTTCCTTCGCGGGGGCCGGGGAACTGGCCAAGTTAGGGCTACCCACCATCGGGGTACCGGCCACCATTGATAACGATATTGGCTGTACAGATTTTACCATCGGTTTTGATACGGCGGTTAATACCGTGATCGATGCCATTAACAGGATCCGGGATACGGCCACTTCCCATGAGCGCATTTTTGTGCTGGAAGTGATGGGCAGGGACTCGGGGCAGATCGCTTTGATGGCCGGCTTGGCCGGGGGTGCGGAGTCGCTGGTTATTCCCGAGGAACCGATTACCATGCAAGAAGTGGTGGACAAAATTCAAAGAGGGTTTCGCCGGGGCAAGAAGCACAGCATCGTTCTGGTAGCGGAAGGTGCAGGCAGTGCTTTGCAGGTGAGCAAAGAAATCGAGGTGCTCTTGGGTTTGGAAACGCGGGTCACTATTCTGGGACATATCCAACGAGGGGGAACCCCCACCGCTTTCGACCGGGCTTTGGCCAGCCGCTTAGGTGGCCGGGCGGTGGAATTGTTGTTGGAAGGAGCCAGCAGCCGGATGGTGGGCCTCGTTGGTTGTCAAATTGTGGACTCTGACTTCGATACTGCCCTGAGCCAAAAAACGAGCATTGATTTGGACGTTTACCGCCTGGCTAACATACTGTCGATGTAG
- the pyk gene encoding pyruvate kinase, whose translation MRQTKIVCTIGPASEDISTLKEMLLAGMNVARLNFSHGSHAEHLRRINNIRQASLETKVPVAILLDTKGPEIRIGDFEGVITLQTGQDFILTVTPGPSGPGKVFVNYPGLPRDVQPGDRILIDDGLIGLTVREVAGEDIHCTVENGGELSGRKGVNVPGVPIKLPSVTDKDIEDILFGIKHQVDFIAASFVRNAADVLEIRKILEQHHSPIKIIAKIETQAAVDNIEEILAVADGIMVARGDLGVEIPAEEVPLVQKQIISQCNFLGKPVITATQMLDSMMRNPRPTRAEASDVANAIIDGTDAVMLSGETASGKYPVEAVKTMARIAEKTEKVILGENYVPVTELMAEKTITGAIGHATYTVAQELAVEAIITPTTSGFTPRMVARHRPQAPIVATSPDPVVCRQLLLVWGVYPVHTEKAEGTDAIISTGVKAALDAGIIKLGDLVVITAGVPAGTAGTTNLLKVHVVGEVVAKGQGIGRSVVTAPVRLCKTAAEAVDKVQPGDVLVTYGTDKDFMPAMEKAGALVTVEGGLTSHGAIVGLSLGVPVVVGVRNAMEVLKDGEVVTIDGSTGQIYKGVTKVL comes from the coding sequence ATGCGTCAAACTAAAATTGTCTGCACGATTGGTCCTGCCAGTGAAGATATCTCAACTTTAAAGGAAATGCTGCTGGCCGGCATGAATGTGGCCCGGTTAAATTTTTCCCACGGGAGTCATGCTGAGCACCTGCGCCGCATTAACAATATTAGGCAGGCTTCCTTGGAAACGAAAGTGCCGGTGGCAATCCTGCTGGATACGAAAGGACCGGAAATCCGGATTGGGGACTTTGAAGGGGTCATAACCCTCCAGACGGGGCAGGATTTCATTTTAACGGTCACACCGGGTCCCAGCGGTCCGGGGAAGGTTTTCGTCAACTATCCCGGCCTGCCCCGGGATGTGCAGCCCGGTGACCGGATTTTGATCGACGACGGTCTCATTGGTTTGACAGTCCGAGAAGTCGCCGGCGAAGACATTCATTGTACGGTAGAAAACGGGGGCGAGCTTTCAGGGCGCAAGGGAGTCAATGTGCCCGGAGTTCCCATTAAGCTGCCCTCCGTGACCGATAAAGACATCGAAGACATTCTGTTTGGAATTAAACACCAGGTGGATTTCATTGCTGCTTCTTTCGTCAGGAATGCCGCCGACGTGTTAGAGATCAGGAAGATCCTGGAGCAACATCATTCCCCCATCAAAATCATCGCCAAAATTGAAACACAAGCAGCAGTGGACAATATTGAGGAAATACTGGCAGTAGCCGATGGGATTATGGTGGCCAGGGGGGATCTGGGGGTAGAAATTCCTGCTGAGGAAGTTCCCCTGGTGCAAAAACAGATTATCAGCCAGTGCAACTTCTTGGGCAAGCCGGTGATCACTGCCACGCAAATGCTGGATTCAATGATGAGGAACCCGCGTCCCACCCGGGCGGAGGCTTCCGATGTGGCTAATGCCATTATCGACGGCACCGATGCGGTCATGTTGTCCGGGGAGACCGCTTCCGGGAAATACCCGGTGGAAGCCGTCAAGACCATGGCCAGGATTGCGGAAAAGACGGAAAAAGTAATTTTGGGAGAGAACTATGTACCGGTAACGGAACTGATGGCAGAAAAGACCATCACCGGGGCCATTGGCCACGCTACCTATACCGTGGCGCAAGAACTGGCAGTGGAGGCGATTATTACACCAACCACCTCCGGTTTTACGCCTAGAATGGTAGCGCGCCATCGCCCCCAGGCCCCCATCGTGGCTACCAGTCCCGACCCGGTGGTCTGCCGGCAACTGCTGCTGGTTTGGGGTGTGTACCCGGTCCATACCGAGAAAGCCGAGGGTACTGATGCCATCATCAGTACCGGGGTCAAGGCGGCCTTGGATGCCGGTATTATTAAACTGGGCGACTTGGTCGTCATTACCGCCGGGGTGCCGGCCGGCACGGCCGGGACCACGAACTTGTTAAAAGTGCACGTGGTCGGCGAGGTGGTGGCCAAAGGGCAGGGCATAGGCCGGTCGGTGGTGACAGCCCCGGTACGCCTGTGCAAGACCGCGGCGGAAGCCGTGGATAAGGTGCAGCCCGGCGATGTCTTAGTGACCTACGGCACCGATAAAGACTTTATGCCGGCTATGGAGAAAGCCGGCGCCCTGGTCACGGTGGAAGGGGGGTTAACATCCCACGGGGCCATCGTGGGCCTGAGCTTGGGCGTACCGGTGGTGGTGGGGGTGCGAAATGCCATGGAAGTGTTAAAAGATGGTGAAGTGGTTACCATCGACGGTTCCACCGGGCAAATCTACAAAGGTGTCACCAAGGTCCTTTGA